Proteins encoded by one window of Elusimicrobiota bacterium:
- the fabF_2 gene encoding 3-oxoacyl-[acyl-carrier-protein] synthase 2 — MTVSPRIYVSGIGMVSPLGASCEKTWQALLEGKTGILKSQNGLEARIFDFSPNGARSRMGDFALLAAAEALRQAGLSDNDIRGENIGCAVSQSKPLLQPPPIPPTEQRGGGLFDSTLLFSSFFGWSSESLVAREFGLEGPSSNLVAACATGIASLQMGVQWIRTGLCEIVLVGASESSLNEFYRAGFQQMGVLADEKNGVASARPFDKNRSGFVMGEGAAVMVLESEASVQKRGHRPLAEVLNVALRQSARDVLRFDPSGEAVSSLITQVNPGPGIPDYINAHGTGTVFNDLVEARGIHRAFGKKAKDILVSSTKAATGHLLGAAGAVEAAIAVLALRDQVVPPTLNLDSPDPDCDLDCVPHQSRKAALSSALSLSYGFGGQMGAVLFGRVS, encoded by the coding sequence ATGACTGTCTCCCCGCGGATTTATGTTTCTGGCATCGGGATGGTTTCTCCATTGGGGGCTTCTTGTGAGAAGACATGGCAGGCGTTGCTGGAGGGGAAAACAGGGATCCTGAAAAGCCAAAATGGGTTGGAGGCCCGCATCTTTGATTTTTCTCCCAATGGCGCGCGTTCACGAATGGGAGATTTTGCCCTTCTTGCCGCCGCTGAAGCGCTGAGGCAGGCGGGACTTTCTGATAATGATATTCGCGGTGAAAATATTGGATGCGCGGTGAGCCAAAGCAAACCCCTCCTTCAACCCCCCCCGATCCCCCCCACTGAACAACGTGGGGGGGGACTGTTCGATTCCACTCTGTTGTTTTCTTCTTTTTTTGGTTGGTCTTCCGAATCTCTTGTGGCGCGGGAGTTTGGGTTGGAGGGGCCGTCCTCCAATCTCGTCGCGGCCTGTGCCACCGGTATCGCCTCCCTTCAAATGGGCGTTCAATGGATTCGAACGGGCCTTTGTGAAATCGTTTTGGTGGGGGCTTCCGAATCAAGTCTCAATGAATTTTATCGGGCCGGATTTCAGCAGATGGGCGTGCTGGCTGATGAAAAAAATGGAGTGGCCTCGGCTCGTCCCTTTGACAAAAATCGGTCAGGGTTTGTGATGGGCGAAGGGGCCGCTGTGATGGTGTTGGAATCTGAAGCTTCAGTTCAAAAAAGAGGGCATCGACCTTTGGCTGAAGTGTTGAACGTGGCCCTCCGCCAGAGCGCGCGTGACGTTTTGCGTTTTGATCCCTCGGGTGAAGCGGTGTCTTCATTAATTACGCAGGTGAATCCTGGACCCGGAATTCCCGACTATATCAACGCCCATGGCACAGGAACCGTTTTTAATGATTTGGTTGAAGCCCGGGGAATTCATCGGGCCTTTGGGAAAAAGGCCAAAGATATTTTGGTGAGTTCAACCAAAGCCGCCACCGGTCATTTGTTGGGAGCGGCCGGAGCGGTGGAGGCCGCTATCGCGGTGTTGGCGCTGAGAGATCAAGTGGTTCCTCCCACACTTAATTTGGATTCGCCCGATCCGGACTGTGATTTGGATTGTGTTCCGCATCAAAGCCGAAAGGCGGCCCTTTCTTCGGCCCTTTCTCTTTCCTATGGATTCGGCGGACAGATGGGGGCCGTGTTGTTCGGGAGGGTTTCTTGA
- the rsfS gene encoding Ribosomal silencing factor RsfS has translation MSAPSIFKDIRLAAQVADEKLGENILAMDVRKESSLVDCYLLVTGSTHIHIRAIEDAIREALRLAGAILKRTDGQRGHLWRVLDYGSMIIHIMDQKTRDFYAMEKLWERGRVIDWRDDKNKAPEIKKSKRSPSKPLKRSPVKRKPSVRKRVRKKS, from the coding sequence GTGAGCGCTCCTTCGATTTTTAAAGATATCCGTTTGGCGGCCCAGGTGGCCGATGAAAAATTGGGCGAAAATATTTTGGCGATGGACGTCAGAAAAGAATCCTCTTTGGTTGATTGTTATTTGTTGGTGACGGGGTCTACGCACATTCACATTCGAGCCATCGAAGATGCCATTCGAGAGGCGTTGCGATTGGCCGGAGCCATCCTCAAACGAACCGATGGCCAACGGGGACATCTGTGGCGTGTGTTGGATTACGGATCCATGATCATTCATATCATGGACCAAAAAACACGGGACTTTTACGCCATGGAAAAACTTTGGGAACGGGGACGGGTTATCGATTGGCGTGACGATAAAAATAAAGCCCCGGAAATCAAAAAGTCCAAACGATCTCCCTCAAAACCCCTCAAACGATCTCCGGTCAAAAGAAAACCTTCGGTCCGAAAACGCGTCCGCAAAAAATCATAA
- the ahpC gene encoding Alkyl hydroperoxide reductase C, producing MSLVQKTAPEFKGKAVVGHEFKDLSLSQYKGKWVILFFYPLDFTFVCPTEIIDFSDKAAEFKKLNAEIIGCSVDSHYTHLAWINTPRKEGGLGAINYPLLSDLNKEVARDYGVLADGGLALRGLFIINPKGQIVYEVVHDLAVGRNPDETLRVLAAFQQVEKTGEVCPSSWKPGAKTMKADPVGAKEYFAGVK from the coding sequence ATGAGTCTGGTACAAAAAACAGCGCCTGAGTTTAAAGGCAAAGCCGTCGTGGGTCATGAGTTCAAAGACCTTTCTTTGTCTCAATACAAAGGGAAATGGGTCATTCTTTTCTTTTATCCTCTTGATTTCACCTTCGTTTGCCCAACTGAAATCATCGATTTTTCAGATAAGGCTGCTGAGTTCAAAAAACTGAATGCTGAAATAATCGGTTGTTCGGTGGACAGTCATTACACCCACTTGGCTTGGATCAACACCCCTCGAAAAGAGGGAGGCTTGGGAGCCATCAATTATCCGTTGCTCTCGGACCTCAATAAAGAAGTGGCGCGTGACTATGGAGTGTTGGCGGATGGCGGTTTGGCTCTACGAGGCCTGTTTATTATCAATCCCAAAGGTCAAATCGTATATGAAGTGGTTCATGATTTGGCGGTGGGACGTAATCCCGATGAAACTCTTCGGGTCCTGGCCGCTTTTCAGCAGGTTGAAAAAACCGGTGAAGTGTGCCCTTCCAGCTGGAAACCCGGCGCCAAAACAATGAAGGCTGATCCGGTGGGCGCGAAAGAATATTTCGCCGGCGTGAAATAA
- the bioF_1 gene encoding 8-amino-7-oxononanoate synthase 2 has translation MRKDLESELEDLRLKGLARSLRNRDESSLINFSSNDYLSLASHPAVIDAASAALQQFGAGGTASRLVAGTVCAHSELEKALAAFLSKEAALVFSSGYHANTGIIPALVSAQDIVFFDRLSHASLIDGVRLSGADFSAFDHNNMADLEVRLKKKRAKGRRALLITEGFFSMDGDRPDLKALVRLAKEWDCWVYLDEAHSLGVVGPEGKGLAALEGLLSQIDVHVGTLSKTLGSQGGFVAGSQTLIDFLVTRCRSFAYTTALPPAMASAALAALRLVPTHEKERSELARVSEQVRHQLKKMGFDCLGSTSQIIPVKVGSVEATRFLSDYLLSQGFFVPSIRPPTVPVGEGRVRLSISLPVLNSVDSLIHAFEGGQIVTSN, from the coding sequence TTGAGGAAAGACCTTGAGTCGGAATTGGAAGATCTTCGCCTCAAGGGGTTGGCGCGTTCTCTGCGCAATCGTGATGAGTCCTCACTCATTAATTTTTCTTCAAACGATTACCTTTCGCTGGCTTCTCATCCCGCCGTGATTGACGCCGCTTCAGCGGCGCTTCAACAGTTTGGGGCCGGAGGGACGGCCTCGCGCTTGGTGGCAGGGACGGTCTGCGCTCACAGCGAGTTGGAAAAAGCTTTGGCCGCCTTTCTGTCCAAAGAGGCCGCGTTGGTTTTTAGTTCTGGATATCATGCCAACACGGGGATCATTCCAGCTTTGGTCTCGGCCCAGGATATTGTTTTTTTTGACAGACTTTCGCATGCCTCCTTGATCGATGGGGTTCGTCTCTCCGGGGCTGATTTTTCCGCTTTTGATCACAACAACATGGCCGACTTGGAAGTGCGGCTCAAGAAAAAACGAGCCAAGGGTCGCCGGGCTCTTTTGATCACGGAAGGCTTCTTCTCGATGGATGGAGACCGCCCCGATCTCAAGGCATTGGTGCGTTTGGCCAAAGAATGGGACTGCTGGGTTTATCTGGACGAAGCCCATTCCCTGGGCGTGGTGGGACCCGAAGGAAAAGGATTGGCCGCTCTAGAAGGCCTGCTCAGTCAAATCGATGTCCATGTGGGCACTCTTTCAAAAACATTGGGCAGTCAAGGCGGGTTCGTGGCGGGCTCCCAAACCTTGATTGATTTTCTGGTGACGCGCTGTCGTTCGTTTGCCTATACCACGGCCTTGCCACCCGCCATGGCGTCGGCCGCTTTGGCCGCGCTTCGTCTGGTTCCCACTCATGAAAAGGAGCGTTCCGAATTGGCCCGCGTTTCAGAGCAGGTTCGGCATCAGCTAAAAAAAATGGGATTTGATTGTCTAGGCAGCACCTCCCAGATCATTCCTGTGAAGGTGGGAAGCGTGGAAGCCACCCGCTTTCTATCGGATTATTTATTGTCCCAGGGTTTTTTTGTACCTTCCATTCGCCCTCCCACAGTTCCCGTTGGCGAGGGGCGGGTGCGGTTGTCAATTTCACTTCCCGTTTTAAATTCTGTCGATTCACTCATTCATGCATTTGAAGGAGGCCAGATTGTCACGTCAAATTAA
- the argS gene encoding Arginine--tRNA ligase translates to MILIELKKLISSCAMDVLTSQGKEADLPEFDLTNPPPRVPGDLATNVALALAKRVGTSPRSLAEQMIKSFPQTDWIQKIDIAGAGFLNFWLTDQAFQSELQDFLKGQYGPITNDRQKILLEFVSANPTGPLHVGHGRGAALGDSLVRILRYLGHEVNAEFYINDAGGQIRNLGLSVEARIKEIQGETVSFPEEGYRGEYVIDIAKQALTEGKKFNPVQPAQMIFDETDAAGYASAINLKIIQKTLADFGVKFDQWFSESSLHKKNAVLKLIQELRDKNLAYDQEGATWFRATQFGDEKDRVLQKANEAPTYFASDLAYHADKLSRGFSKLINIWGADHHGYAQRLKGALQAIGLDASKLEVVFNQMISIKGARMSKRAGNVVTLQEVVDEVGCDATRFFFALRSPGAHFEFDLDLAKKQASDNPVYYVQYLHARCCSIFREAEKRGWTFARETGQPPLLKEPLTDIEKETLIFLASFDRTVETCARDLSNHHLTGYLQELAGKFHSFYEKCRVLEEDPTVRNFRLGLVDAIRRRVAQGLNLLGVSAPQTL, encoded by the coding sequence ATGATTCTTATTGAACTCAAAAAACTCATTTCCTCCTGTGCCATGGACGTCCTCACGTCTCAAGGAAAAGAAGCCGATCTGCCCGAATTTGATCTCACCAATCCTCCTCCGCGCGTTCCCGGTGATTTGGCCACCAACGTCGCATTGGCCTTGGCCAAACGGGTGGGAACGTCTCCTCGCTCCTTGGCGGAACAGATGATCAAATCTTTTCCTCAAACAGACTGGATCCAGAAAATTGATATTGCTGGGGCCGGTTTTTTGAATTTTTGGTTGACCGATCAAGCTTTCCAATCGGAGCTTCAGGATTTTCTGAAAGGACAATATGGGCCCATCACAAATGATCGACAGAAAATTCTTTTAGAGTTTGTTTCGGCCAACCCCACAGGTCCTTTGCACGTGGGCCATGGTCGGGGGGCGGCGCTGGGGGATTCTTTGGTCCGCATTCTTCGCTATTTGGGACATGAGGTAAACGCGGAGTTTTATATCAACGATGCGGGCGGTCAAATTCGGAATTTGGGACTGTCGGTGGAGGCCCGTATCAAAGAAATCCAGGGAGAAACAGTCTCCTTTCCAGAGGAGGGATACAGGGGGGAGTATGTGATCGACATTGCCAAACAGGCGTTGACCGAGGGAAAGAAGTTTAACCCCGTTCAGCCCGCCCAAATGATTTTTGATGAAACAGACGCCGCCGGTTACGCCAGCGCGATCAACTTAAAAATCATTCAAAAAACATTGGCGGATTTTGGCGTGAAGTTTGATCAATGGTTCAGTGAATCCTCTCTTCATAAGAAAAACGCCGTCTTGAAATTGATTCAAGAATTGCGCGATAAGAACTTGGCTTATGATCAAGAGGGGGCTACGTGGTTCCGCGCCACTCAATTTGGGGATGAAAAAGACCGGGTGTTGCAAAAGGCCAATGAAGCGCCCACCTATTTTGCCTCTGATTTGGCTTATCATGCTGATAAGTTGTCTCGCGGGTTTTCCAAACTCATCAATATTTGGGGGGCGGATCATCATGGATACGCTCAGCGGCTTAAAGGAGCGTTGCAGGCGATTGGGTTGGACGCGAGCAAGTTGGAAGTGGTTTTCAATCAGATGATTTCCATCAAAGGGGCGCGTATGTCGAAGCGTGCTGGCAACGTGGTCACGCTTCAAGAAGTGGTGGATGAGGTGGGGTGTGACGCCACACGGTTTTTCTTCGCACTGCGCAGCCCAGGGGCTCATTTCGAATTCGATTTGGATTTGGCCAAGAAACAGGCGAGCGACAACCCCGTCTATTACGTTCAATATTTACACGCCCGTTGTTGTTCCATTTTTAGAGAGGCGGAAAAACGAGGATGGACTTTCGCGAGAGAGACCGGTCAACCCCCTCTGCTCAAAGAACCTTTGACGGATATCGAAAAAGAAACCCTGATCTTCTTGGCGAGCTTTGACCGAACCGTCGAGACGTGCGCGCGGGATCTTTCGAACCATCACCTGACAGGATACCTGCAAGAATTGGCGGGGAAGTTTCATAGCTTTTATGAAAAATGCCGCGTTCTGGAAGAGGATCCCACGGTTAGAAATTTCCGGTTGGGTCTTGTGGACGCTATCCGGCGCCGCGTCGCTCAAGGGTTGAACCTCCTGGGCGTGAGCGCCCCGCAAACCCTTTAA
- the bioK gene encoding L-Lysine--8-amino-7-oxononanoate transaminase, with amino-acid sequence MVRQAQVINQYAQWDRRYLWHPFTQQFEWEKETPLIINSGKGAYLHDIKGNRYLDGVSSLWVNLHGHRHPVLDRALKKQIDKISHSTFLGLSHVPAIELARDLAWVAPTGLTRSFFSDNGATAVEAALKMAFQYWIEKATPGNASTRQEFLALEGSYHGDTIGAVSVGGVGAFHSKFKPLLFKTNFAMAPACFRCPFNKKKIQNRFRLGEKISEIPRPGLRREETGCRWECLASVKVILQSKGSRIAAGVIEPVMQGAGGMRVMPPGYVAGFRRLLSQHKVLMIADEVATGFCRTGSLFAVQQEKVSPDFLCLAKAITGGYSPLAVTMTTEKIFQAFRAPYEQFKTFFHGHSYTAHPLGCVVARASLKLIDRTKLLEKTRRKAHLLKDELETLLPLPHVGSIRQAGLMAGVELVQEKRTNTPYPATMRMGNRVCKRLLRDGIWLRPLGNVIVVMPPPVMADTDVRRLVRSVKEAILHECGD; translated from the coding sequence GTGGTTCGACAAGCTCAAGTAATCAATCAATACGCTCAGTGGGATAGGCGTTATCTTTGGCATCCCTTCACTCAGCAGTTTGAATGGGAAAAAGAAACACCGCTGATTATCAATTCCGGGAAAGGGGCGTACCTTCACGATATAAAGGGAAACCGATATCTCGATGGCGTGTCTTCCCTGTGGGTGAACTTGCATGGCCATCGCCATCCTGTTTTGGACCGGGCCCTCAAAAAACAAATCGACAAAATTTCTCATTCCACTTTTTTGGGGCTGTCGCATGTTCCCGCCATTGAATTGGCTCGCGATTTGGCCTGGGTGGCGCCAACAGGACTCACCCGTTCTTTTTTTTCCGATAATGGAGCCACCGCGGTAGAAGCGGCTCTCAAAATGGCTTTTCAATATTGGATTGAAAAAGCCACGCCCGGTAACGCGTCCACGCGTCAAGAATTTTTGGCTTTGGAAGGGTCCTATCATGGGGATACCATCGGGGCGGTGTCGGTGGGAGGCGTGGGGGCTTTTCACTCCAAATTCAAACCGCTTCTTTTTAAAACAAATTTCGCGATGGCCCCTGCTTGTTTTCGTTGTCCATTTAATAAGAAGAAAATCCAGAACCGATTTCGGTTGGGAGAAAAGATAAGCGAAATCCCTCGGCCAGGACTCCGCCGGGAGGAAACGGGATGCCGGTGGGAATGTTTGGCGAGTGTGAAGGTAATTCTTCAATCCAAAGGTTCTCGAATTGCGGCGGGAGTCATCGAACCCGTGATGCAAGGCGCGGGGGGAATGAGGGTCATGCCGCCGGGTTATGTGGCGGGTTTTAGGCGATTGTTAAGTCAACACAAGGTGCTCATGATTGCCGATGAGGTGGCCACCGGTTTTTGTCGAACGGGCAGCTTGTTTGCGGTTCAACAAGAAAAAGTTTCTCCTGATTTTCTCTGTTTGGCCAAAGCCATTACCGGCGGCTATTCTCCCTTGGCCGTGACGATGACGACGGAGAAAATCTTCCAGGCCTTTCGGGCGCCCTATGAACAATTTAAAACTTTTTTCCATGGACACAGTTACACGGCGCACCCATTGGGATGTGTTGTGGCGCGAGCCAGTTTGAAACTCATCGATCGCACAAAACTCCTTGAAAAAACGCGTCGGAAAGCCCATCTTTTGAAGGATGAACTTGAAACTCTTCTTCCTCTCCCTCATGTCGGTAGCATCCGCCAAGCTGGACTTATGGCGGGGGTGGAGCTGGTTCAAGAGAAACGAACCAATACACCTTACCCCGCAACCATGAGAATGGGAAACCGCGTTTGTAAACGGTTGCTGCGGGATGGAATATGGCTTCGGCCCTTGGGCAATGTGATTGTTGTTATGCCTCCTCCTGTCATGGCCGATACTGATGTGCGAAGGTTGGTTCGTTCCGTTAAAGAGGCCATCCTTCATGAATGCGGAGATTAA
- the bioD gene encoding ATP-dependent dethiobiotin synthetase BioD — translation MHLKEARLSRQIKGVFVTGTDTDCGKTIIAGGIARALLHKGFNVGVMKPVATWGDPRREPGGRHRWISEDALHLRQAAATSDSLDLINPICFKAAMAPWPAARQEKKKIDLHRITVAYRELCRRHDFMVVEGVGGLMVPIKRDLFVIDLISRMKLAAVVVAHPDLGTLNHTMLTVNALKKEGIPLAGVILNNYQGKTRAEQTNPEVLRKILDRKVMVVPHKSSFVSEFDALARFLTKQGLFHWPFLP, via the coding sequence ATGCATTTGAAGGAGGCCAGATTGTCACGTCAAATTAAAGGTGTTTTTGTTACCGGCACGGACACCGATTGCGGAAAAACCATTATCGCCGGAGGAATCGCCCGCGCTCTATTACACAAAGGTTTTAATGTGGGCGTCATGAAACCGGTGGCCACGTGGGGAGATCCGCGCAGAGAACCCGGAGGGCGACACAGATGGATTTCAGAAGACGCTCTTCATTTGAGGCAAGCCGCCGCTACCAGTGATTCTTTGGATTTAATCAATCCCATTTGTTTTAAAGCCGCCATGGCCCCTTGGCCGGCCGCGCGGCAAGAAAAGAAGAAGATCGATCTTCACCGAATCACTGTCGCCTATCGGGAGCTTTGTCGCCGCCATGATTTTATGGTGGTCGAAGGAGTGGGGGGGCTGATGGTTCCCATCAAAAGAGATCTGTTCGTAATCGATTTGATTTCACGAATGAAACTCGCTGCGGTGGTGGTGGCTCATCCCGACTTGGGAACGTTGAACCATACGATGCTCACCGTCAATGCTCTTAAAAAAGAGGGAATTCCCTTGGCGGGAGTGATCCTGAATAACTATCAAGGAAAAACGCGAGCTGAACAAACCAACCCAGAAGTGTTGAGGAAAATATTGGATCGCAAAGTGATGGTGGTTCCGCATAAATCCAGTTTTGTATCCGAATTTGACGCGTTGGCGCGATTTTTAACAAAGCAAGGGCTGTTTCATTGGCCTTTCCTGCCTTGA
- the fabG_5 gene encoding 3-oxoacyl-[acyl-carrier-protein] reductase FabG gives MTPQASVALITGASRGLGRALALAFAKKGFSIGLNYRANDVAAQTVAREIEKMGVKTLLLKADVSSSKEVNAMFYQLANDWGRLDVLVNNAGNVRNRTIVKMTDEEWRDVMAVNLDGPFYCTRAAIPFMRKQKEGCIINIASYIAARGARGAANYAAAKAGLINFTKTTAIEEGAHHIRANAVLPGFHVTDLNRDVWDKIEKDIRSQHLLPQMPDKNEMAEFVTQVAGLKTVSGQVFAFESRLL, from the coding sequence ATGACCCCGCAGGCTTCTGTTGCTCTTATAACCGGCGCGAGCCGGGGGTTGGGTCGGGCTTTGGCGTTGGCTTTCGCGAAAAAAGGATTTTCGATTGGCTTAAACTACAGGGCCAATGACGTCGCCGCCCAAACCGTCGCTCGCGAAATTGAAAAAATGGGAGTCAAGACTTTGCTTCTTAAGGCGGACGTGAGTTCCTCCAAAGAGGTCAACGCGATGTTCTATCAATTGGCCAATGACTGGGGGCGCTTGGACGTTCTGGTCAACAACGCCGGCAACGTCCGCAACCGCACCATCGTGAAAATGACCGATGAGGAATGGCGCGACGTGATGGCCGTGAACTTGGACGGTCCCTTCTATTGTACGCGGGCCGCCATCCCCTTCATGCGGAAACAAAAAGAAGGCTGCATCATCAACATCGCTTCCTATATTGCGGCCCGCGGGGCCCGTGGGGCCGCCAACTACGCGGCCGCCAAAGCGGGCTTGATCAATTTCACCAAAACCACCGCGATCGAAGAGGGAGCCCATCACATCCGGGCCAATGCGGTTCTCCCTGGTTTTCATGTGACCGACTTGAATCGCGATGTGTGGGACAAGATTGAAAAGGACATTCGCTCGCAACATCTTCTGCCTCAAATGCCAGACAAAAACGAAATGGCGGAATTCGTCACTCAGGTGGCCGGCCTTAAAACGGTCAGCGGTCAAGTGTTCGCGTTTGAATCACGCTTGTTATGA
- the bioB gene encoding Biotin synthase, which yields MDLTSITNKALKNEALTVQEALDILQSPDSRVMEIVAAAGAVRQKYFGKRVKLNYLVNVKSGLCPEDCHYCSQSKVSEAPIPKYPLMTTHEMIRQAERGMKVGASRACLVASGRGPSQREMSEFCDSVKTLKEKHPQLEVCACLGLLSGGQADQLKSAGVKAYNHNINTSQTHYEKICGTHTYQDRLETVEKAQCAGLSSCSGVLVGMGETDSDIGEMAFVLRKKNVDSIPVNFLVAVDRTPLAQVHHLTPLRCLKILALFRLVHPTAELRVSGGREVHLRHLQPLGLMMANSIFIGDYLTTQGQPPQSDLEMIRDLGFQVEGQSEDFIDKVLGKPKPSADLKETASLSN from the coding sequence ATGGATTTAACATCAATCACCAATAAAGCGTTAAAAAATGAGGCTCTTACGGTTCAAGAAGCCTTGGATATTTTACAGTCCCCTGATTCTCGGGTCATGGAGATTGTTGCGGCGGCGGGCGCGGTTCGCCAAAAGTATTTTGGGAAACGAGTTAAACTCAACTATTTGGTGAATGTGAAAAGTGGATTGTGTCCGGAGGATTGCCACTATTGTTCTCAATCCAAAGTGTCTGAAGCCCCGATCCCCAAGTATCCGTTAATGACGACCCATGAAATGATTCGTCAAGCCGAGAGGGGAATGAAGGTGGGCGCCAGTCGGGCCTGTTTGGTGGCCAGCGGGCGAGGACCGAGCCAACGCGAGATGAGTGAATTTTGTGACTCCGTTAAAACCCTGAAAGAAAAACATCCCCAGCTTGAGGTGTGCGCCTGTTTGGGGCTTCTCTCTGGCGGCCAGGCAGATCAGCTTAAGTCGGCGGGAGTTAAAGCGTACAATCACAACATCAACACCAGTCAAACCCATTATGAAAAAATTTGCGGCACTCATACCTACCAAGATCGATTGGAAACAGTTGAGAAAGCTCAATGCGCCGGGTTGTCCTCTTGTTCAGGTGTTCTTGTGGGAATGGGGGAAACGGATTCCGATATTGGTGAGATGGCGTTTGTGCTGAGAAAGAAAAATGTGGACTCCATACCGGTTAACTTCTTGGTGGCCGTTGATCGAACCCCCTTGGCCCAGGTCCATCACTTAACCCCGCTGCGGTGTTTGAAGATTCTGGCGCTTTTTCGACTGGTGCATCCCACGGCGGAATTGCGGGTTTCTGGAGGCCGTGAAGTTCATTTGCGACATTTGCAGCCGCTTGGACTCATGATGGCCAATTCCATTTTTATTGGAGATTACCTCACCACCCAGGGCCAACCGCCTCAGTCGGACCTTGAGATGATTCGCGATCTGGGTTTCCAAGTGGAGGGACAATCCGAGGATTTCATTGACAAGGTTCTTGGAAAACCAAAGCCCAGCGCTGATTTGAAGGAAACCGCTTCACTCTCCAACTGA
- the cypB gene encoding Peptidyl-prolyl cis-trans isomerase B: protein MKSLKVWMCCAVIACNALPSSFAETIKKETIKAMPSTGQDLSVVFETSLGNFTIDLFAKEAPKTVENFVGLAKGTKEFTDPKTGQKTKRPFYDGLIFHRVIPNFMIQGGDPIGNGTGGPGYQFEDEFASGRTFNKVGILAMANAGPGTNGSQFFITTAVTPWLNNRHTIFGEVVQGYDVVEKISKVQRDGSDRPLTPVSIKKVTIKEKAASK from the coding sequence ATGAAATCATTAAAAGTATGGATGTGTTGTGCTGTGATTGCCTGTAACGCCCTGCCGTCTTCTTTTGCGGAAACCATAAAAAAGGAGACCATAAAAGCCATGCCAAGTACCGGACAAGACCTCTCAGTCGTATTCGAAACCTCTCTCGGAAATTTCACCATTGATCTTTTCGCCAAAGAAGCCCCCAAAACTGTCGAAAATTTTGTTGGGTTGGCCAAAGGAACCAAAGAATTTACCGATCCGAAGACGGGTCAAAAAACCAAACGCCCTTTTTATGATGGGCTTATCTTTCATCGTGTGATTCCCAATTTCATGATTCAGGGTGGAGACCCCATCGGAAATGGAACTGGCGGGCCGGGTTATCAGTTTGAAGATGAGTTCGCTTCCGGTCGAACCTTTAACAAGGTGGGCATTTTGGCCATGGCCAATGCGGGTCCTGGAACAAATGGCAGTCAGTTTTTCATCACGACCGCCGTTACCCCATGGCTGAACAATCGACACACAATTTTTGGTGAAGTGGTTCAAGGCTACGATGTGGTTGAAAAAATCAGCAAAGTTCAACGTGATGGCAGCGACCGTCCTTTGACGCCGGTCAGCATTAAAAAAGTCACCATCAAGGAAAAAGCCGCAAGCAAGTAA